In a single window of the Streptomyces sp. NBC_00285 genome:
- a CDS encoding molybdopterin-dependent oxidoreductase: MSSNGIEAQKTGLPTSERPLKQWYGELAGVAATALALGVGELVAAATGGPSAPLVAVGGVAVDAAPTPVKEFAVTVFYTYDKLALQAGIVLVLAAFAAFVGVLAMRRLRYGLAGVALFGIVGVLASATRAGATWAYPLPSVVGALAAAGLLVLLRRTLPRPAAGSAQGIGADTGPQALDAAAYGADAPVPSAATPGGAGAGQPAGRRRFLALAVGAIGAAAVAVPGGRRLWAQRVAAARAAVVLPPPASPAPPLPAKVSAGVPGVKPFVTRNADFYRIDTALSVPQMEPKDWQLSIHGRVKRPLTLTYDQLLAMPMVERYITLTCVSNEVGGQLVGNARWLGVPIRDLLAEVEPDDGADQLVSRSVDGYTAGTPMAALRDGRDALLAVGMNGEPLPVEHGFPVRMVVPGLFGYVSATKWLTELELSRFSDFSAYWVRRGYAEQAPVKTQSRIDTPTAGRRLARGPAMVAGVAWAQHRGVSAVEVRVDDGPWQRAQLAAVPSADTWRQWSWPWQATPGKHRLQVRATDNTGRPQSGRGHKPLPDGATGWHTIRVTVT, from the coding sequence TTGTCCAGCAACGGCATCGAAGCTCAGAAAACAGGTCTGCCGACATCGGAAAGGCCGCTCAAGCAGTGGTACGGCGAGCTTGCCGGCGTCGCGGCCACCGCGCTCGCCCTGGGCGTCGGCGAGCTGGTGGCAGCCGCGACAGGCGGGCCCTCCGCGCCGCTCGTGGCGGTGGGGGGCGTCGCCGTGGACGCGGCGCCGACTCCGGTCAAGGAGTTCGCGGTCACGGTGTTCTACACCTACGACAAGCTGGCGCTGCAGGCGGGAATCGTGCTGGTGCTGGCGGCTTTCGCCGCGTTCGTCGGCGTGCTGGCCATGCGCCGGCTCCGGTACGGGCTGGCCGGTGTCGCCCTGTTCGGGATCGTCGGCGTACTCGCGTCGGCCACCCGTGCCGGCGCCACCTGGGCGTACCCCCTGCCGTCAGTGGTCGGTGCCCTGGCCGCTGCCGGCCTTCTGGTGCTGCTTCGTCGCACCCTGCCCCGCCCCGCGGCCGGATCGGCGCAGGGCATCGGGGCCGACACCGGCCCCCAGGCCCTGGACGCGGCGGCATACGGAGCCGACGCCCCCGTGCCCAGTGCCGCTACGCCTGGGGGGGCCGGCGCGGGACAGCCGGCGGGCCGGCGACGGTTTCTCGCGCTGGCGGTGGGGGCGATCGGTGCGGCCGCGGTGGCGGTACCGGGCGGACGCCGGCTCTGGGCCCAGCGGGTGGCGGCGGCAAGGGCCGCGGTGGTTCTTCCGCCCCCGGCGAGTCCGGCACCGCCCTTGCCCGCCAAGGTCTCCGCCGGTGTCCCCGGAGTGAAGCCGTTCGTGACCAGGAACGCGGACTTCTACCGGATCGACACCGCTCTGTCGGTGCCACAGATGGAACCGAAGGACTGGCAGCTGAGCATTCATGGCCGGGTGAAACGGCCGCTGACGTTGACGTACGACCAGTTGCTGGCGATGCCGATGGTGGAGCGGTACATCACGCTCACGTGTGTGTCGAATGAGGTCGGTGGCCAGTTGGTCGGCAACGCGCGGTGGCTGGGAGTACCGATCAGGGATCTGCTGGCCGAAGTCGAGCCGGACGACGGAGCGGACCAGCTGGTGAGCCGTTCTGTGGACGGGTACACGGCCGGTACGCCGATGGCCGCGCTGCGCGACGGGCGGGACGCACTGCTGGCGGTCGGGATGAACGGGGAGCCGCTGCCGGTCGAGCACGGGTTTCCGGTACGGATGGTGGTACCAGGGCTGTTCGGGTACGTGTCGGCGACGAAGTGGCTGACGGAGCTGGAGCTGAGCCGTTTCTCGGACTTCAGCGCCTATTGGGTACGCCGGGGTTACGCGGAACAGGCTCCGGTGAAGACACAGTCACGGATCGACACACCGACCGCGGGCAGGCGGCTCGCACGGGGGCCGGCGATGGTGGCCGGGGTCGCGTGGGCGCAGCATCGTGGGGTGTCCGCGGTGGAAGTCCGCGTGGACGACGGACCATGGCAGCGGGCACAGCTCGCCGCGGTGCCCTCGGCGGACACATGGCGGCAGTGGAGCTGGCCGTGGCAGGCGACGCCCGGCAAGCACCGGCTACAGGTACGCGCCACCGACAACACCGGCCGACCGCAATCAGGACGCGGACACAAGCCACTTCCCGACGGGGCGACCGGCTGGCACACGATCAGGGTCACGGTCACCTGA